Proteins co-encoded in one Opitutus terrae PB90-1 genomic window:
- the dnaE gene encoding DNA polymerase III subunit alpha — protein sequence MPSADPNFVHLHVHSDYSLLDGSCRIDRLLKRTNELGMKAIALTDHGNLYGAIEFYKAAKDAQVKPLIGCELYLVEHSRLEKHGRSDDDGKTIFHLGLLARNLTGYQNLLKLVSDAHLKGFYYKPRTDIETLAKYAGGLIGFSGCLASLVPQHLLNDREDEARKACARFVEIFGRENYFIELQDHGIPEQRKIIPGLLDLAQEFKLQVICSNDVHYVNHGDAGPHDAMLCIQTGSKIDDEKRMRFSGSQFYLKSREEMAQVFREVPASLTNTQLVADMCELAIPFPKGSERYPKYPLPPEIKTDRGGYLQDLCVAGLRRRYGVDYFAAASHPAAAERLDKLTNLPAGEKPQPPDYTGLTHEEELVVRMGYELSIIRVTGFIDYFLVVWDFIAWAKSHGVPVGPGRGSGAGCLVAYLLGITNLDPLRFKLLFERFLNPERVSPPDFDIDFCMRRREEVINYVREKYGKDCVANIITYGTLGAKMVIRDVSRVHNLPFAEADRLAKMIPDELNITLTDAIAKSAELSSEIARNPVAKKIVDQALVLEGMVRNTGKHAAGIIITDQPLDDFVPLTLQEGDVTVQFDMGAVTKLGLLKMDFLGLKTLTVIADAVDNVRRTADPKFDIETIPLDDPKTYAMLNAGKTVGVFQLESSGMQSACKQVGVSNIDDINAICALYRPGPMQFIPDYARGKKDPSTVEYPHPLLEQSLQETYGIIVYQEQVMECAKIIAGYTLGGADMLRRAMGKKDAEAMAKERVKFVEGAKRVNAIDEKKANEIFDLLNKFASYGFNKSHSAAYALVSYQTAFLKANYPVQFMAAVLTAELGNAEKVSHFIAEAEAMGITVLGPDINESREMFTPVLRGASSPRAQSPESRVQSQADSELSALNSQLSAAEADRAGGAIRFGLAGIKGVGELAAQKIIEERDKNGAFCDFDDFAARMDGRAVNKRVLEHLVKTGAFDYSGAPRKPLFDGIDAALATVAARARDRAAGQHSFLDMFAEDLAPKKNGKNGSNGHGAATPSSRPASGSDFSTLDSQLSTSSDDFTSTERLTFEKELLGFYVSGHPLNVFAGLTEAIDTYPITELLNQGDRTEFRLCGIVSGIAKRLSKKDNRPWASFTLATKAGALPLNMFADGYANYGTVLAENALVLVQGNIIVNQEGARVNVKECYPLENQIAGLVRKVTWLLRPAHPELAGFFHQLRATLDKQSGDTRLELGFAFPNRFAPCAEISTALTWKVNGPSFQALRSHPAVAGVQIETRRLELKQDRRWAKRG from the coding sequence GTGCCGTCAGCGGATCCGAATTTCGTTCATCTCCACGTCCACAGCGACTATAGCCTGCTCGATGGCTCCTGCCGCATCGACCGGCTGCTGAAGCGCACGAACGAGCTGGGGATGAAGGCGATTGCGCTCACCGATCACGGCAATCTCTACGGTGCGATCGAGTTCTACAAGGCCGCCAAGGACGCCCAGGTCAAACCGCTCATCGGTTGCGAGCTCTACCTGGTCGAACATTCCCGCCTCGAGAAACACGGTCGCTCGGACGACGACGGAAAGACGATTTTCCACCTCGGGCTGCTGGCGCGAAATCTCACCGGCTATCAGAATCTGCTGAAGCTCGTCTCCGACGCGCACCTCAAGGGCTTCTATTACAAGCCGCGCACGGACATCGAAACGCTCGCGAAATACGCGGGCGGGCTCATCGGCTTCTCCGGCTGCCTCGCCTCATTGGTGCCGCAGCACCTGCTCAACGATCGCGAGGACGAAGCCCGCAAGGCCTGCGCACGCTTCGTCGAGATCTTCGGCCGCGAAAACTACTTCATCGAACTGCAGGACCACGGAATCCCGGAACAGCGCAAGATCATCCCCGGCCTGCTCGACCTGGCGCAGGAATTCAAGCTGCAGGTCATCTGTTCGAACGACGTCCACTACGTGAACCACGGCGACGCCGGTCCGCACGACGCGATGCTCTGCATCCAGACCGGCTCGAAGATCGACGACGAGAAACGGATGCGCTTCAGCGGCTCGCAGTTTTATCTGAAGTCGCGCGAGGAAATGGCCCAGGTGTTCCGCGAAGTGCCCGCGTCGCTCACGAACACCCAGCTCGTGGCTGACATGTGCGAGCTCGCGATCCCGTTTCCCAAAGGCAGCGAGCGCTATCCCAAATATCCCCTGCCGCCTGAGATCAAAACCGACCGCGGCGGCTACCTCCAGGATCTCTGCGTCGCCGGTCTCCGCCGCCGCTATGGCGTCGACTACTTCGCCGCGGCCTCGCATCCCGCCGCCGCCGAACGACTCGACAAACTCACCAACCTGCCCGCCGGCGAAAAGCCGCAACCGCCCGACTACACCGGACTCACCCACGAGGAAGAGCTCGTCGTCCGGATGGGCTACGAGCTGTCGATCATCCGCGTCACCGGGTTCATCGACTACTTCCTCGTCGTTTGGGATTTCATCGCCTGGGCCAAAAGCCACGGCGTGCCCGTCGGCCCGGGCCGCGGCTCCGGCGCCGGCTGCCTCGTCGCCTACCTGCTCGGCATCACCAACCTCGACCCGCTCCGGTTCAAGCTGCTGTTCGAGCGCTTCCTCAATCCCGAACGCGTCTCGCCGCCGGATTTCGACATCGATTTCTGCATGCGCCGGCGCGAGGAGGTTATCAACTACGTCCGCGAAAAATACGGCAAGGACTGCGTCGCGAACATCATCACTTACGGCACGCTCGGCGCGAAGATGGTGATCCGCGACGTCTCGCGCGTGCACAACCTGCCGTTCGCCGAGGCCGACCGCTTGGCGAAGATGATCCCCGACGAGCTCAACATCACGCTCACCGACGCGATCGCCAAATCCGCCGAGCTCAGCTCCGAGATCGCGCGCAATCCCGTCGCGAAAAAAATCGTCGACCAGGCGCTCGTGCTCGAGGGCATGGTGCGCAACACCGGCAAGCACGCCGCCGGCATCATCATCACCGACCAGCCACTCGACGACTTCGTCCCGCTCACGCTGCAAGAAGGCGACGTCACCGTGCAGTTCGACATGGGCGCGGTGACCAAGCTCGGGCTGCTGAAGATGGATTTTCTCGGGCTGAAGACGCTCACCGTCATCGCCGACGCGGTCGACAACGTCCGCCGCACCGCCGATCCGAAGTTCGACATCGAGACCATCCCGCTCGACGACCCAAAGACCTACGCGATGCTCAACGCCGGCAAGACCGTCGGCGTCTTCCAGCTGGAATCCAGCGGCATGCAGTCGGCGTGCAAGCAGGTCGGCGTCTCGAACATCGACGACATCAACGCGATCTGTGCGCTCTACCGACCCGGCCCGATGCAGTTCATCCCCGACTACGCCCGCGGCAAGAAGGACCCGAGCACCGTCGAGTATCCGCATCCGCTGCTCGAACAGTCGCTGCAGGAGACCTACGGCATCATCGTTTACCAGGAGCAGGTGATGGAGTGCGCGAAGATCATCGCCGGCTACACGCTCGGCGGCGCCGACATGCTCCGCCGCGCGATGGGCAAGAAGGACGCGGAAGCGATGGCGAAAGAACGCGTGAAGTTCGTCGAGGGCGCCAAGCGCGTGAACGCTATCGACGAGAAGAAGGCGAACGAGATTTTCGACCTACTCAACAAGTTTGCCAGTTACGGCTTCAACAAGTCGCACTCCGCCGCCTACGCGCTCGTCAGCTATCAAACCGCGTTCCTCAAGGCCAACTACCCGGTGCAGTTCATGGCCGCCGTGCTCACGGCCGAACTCGGCAACGCGGAAAAGGTCTCGCACTTCATTGCTGAAGCCGAGGCGATGGGCATCACCGTGCTCGGCCCCGACATCAACGAGTCGCGCGAAATGTTTACGCCGGTCCTTCGCGGCGCATCCTCGCCGCGAGCCCAGAGCCCAGAGTCCAGAGTCCAGAGCCAGGCAGATTCGGAGCTCTCAGCTCTCAACTCTCAGCTCTCAGCTGCCGAAGCGGATCGAGCCGGCGGCGCGATCCGCTTCGGACTCGCCGGAATCAAGGGCGTCGGTGAGCTCGCCGCGCAGAAGATCATCGAGGAGCGCGACAAGAACGGCGCGTTTTGCGACTTCGATGACTTCGCCGCACGGATGGATGGTCGTGCCGTCAACAAGCGCGTGCTGGAGCATCTGGTGAAGACCGGCGCCTTCGACTACAGCGGCGCACCGCGCAAGCCGCTCTTCGACGGCATTGACGCCGCGCTCGCCACCGTCGCCGCCCGGGCCCGCGATCGCGCTGCCGGCCAGCACAGTTTCCTCGACATGTTCGCCGAGGACCTCGCGCCCAAGAAAAACGGCAAGAATGGCTCAAACGGCCATGGAGCCGCGACGCCCTCGTCGCGGCCGGCTTCCGGCTCCGACTTCTCCACTCTCGACTCTCAACTCTCAACTTCTTCGGACGACTTCACCTCCACCGAGCGGCTCACCTTCGAAAAGGAGCTGCTTGGTTTCTACGTCTCCGGACATCCGCTCAACGTTTTCGCTGGGCTGACTGAAGCGATCGACACCTATCCGATCACCGAACTGTTGAATCAGGGCGACCGCACGGAATTTCGGTTGTGCGGCATCGTGTCCGGCATTGCCAAGCGGCTCTCGAAAAAAGACAACCGCCCGTGGGCCAGCTTCACGCTCGCGACGAAAGCGGGGGCGCTGCCGCTGAACATGTTCGCCGATGGCTACGCGAACTACGGCACGGTGCTCGCGGAAAACGCGCTCGTGCTGGTGCAGGGCAACATCATCGTCAACCAGGAGGGCGCGCGGGTGAACGTAAAGGAATGCTACCCGCTCGAGAATCAGATCGCCGGGCTCGTCCGCAAAGTCACCTGGCTGCTTCGGCCGGCGCATCCGGAACTCGCCGGCTTCTTCCACCAACTGCGCGCCACGCTCGACAAACAGTCAGGCGATACGCGATTGGAGCTGGGGTTCGCCTTCCCGAATCGGTTCGCGCCCTGCGCCGAGATCAGCACCGCGCTGACGTGGAAGGTGAACGGCCCGTCGTTCCAGGCGCTTCGCTCGCATCCGGCCGTCGCGGGCGTGCAGATCGAGACCCGTCGGTTGGAGCTGAAGCAGGACCGCCGCTGGGCCAAGCGCGGGTAA
- the rpsU gene encoding 30S ribosomal protein S21 gives MSIEIKIRKNEPVDRAIRRMKKKLDRENIIKGVRAKRYYEKPCERRRRKEKVQAFTQMLRRRYES, from the coding sequence ATGTCTATCGAAATCAAAATCCGCAAAAACGAGCCCGTGGATCGTGCGATCCGTCGCATGAAGAAGAAGCTCGATCGCGAGAATATCATCAAGGGTGTTCGCGCCAAGCGTTACTACGAGAAGCCCTGTGAGAGGCGCCGCCGCAAGGAGAAGGTCCAAGCGTTCACGCAGATGCTGCGTCGCCGCTACGAGAGCTGA
- a CDS encoding sugar phosphate isomerase/epimerase family protein, producing MNVRLSLSTCWCSHRHTDGYAMVREMVGLGFEYIELSHGIRITLVPGVLRAVEEGLVKISSTHNFCPLPTGVVQAAPNLFEPSASDPREHEQWLRHTRRSIDFAAQVKASTVVCHLGSVRFFWFNPGRTLRAYRERHPDATIPHDEDYQALLTKSREKLRKRMGPFWERTKQSVNEVLAHAQQKGVRLGFENREKFEELPLEEDYLDFLNSLPAGAPVGYWHDTGHADIKQAMGMIDHRAHLEKMAPKLIGFHLHDVNAQGQDHQTVGSGHIDFKMISSFWRPEHLLVLEFNPRLPVEGVRASRERVLELLG from the coding sequence GTGAACGTTCGTCTGTCCCTGTCTACCTGCTGGTGCTCGCACCGTCATACCGACGGCTATGCGATGGTCCGGGAGATGGTGGGATTGGGGTTCGAGTACATCGAGCTGAGTCACGGGATCCGGATCACCCTGGTGCCGGGCGTGCTGCGCGCGGTGGAGGAAGGGCTGGTCAAGATCAGCTCGACGCATAATTTTTGCCCCTTGCCGACCGGGGTGGTGCAGGCGGCACCGAATCTCTTCGAGCCGTCCGCCAGCGATCCGCGTGAGCACGAGCAATGGCTGCGGCACACGCGGCGTTCGATCGATTTCGCGGCGCAGGTGAAGGCGAGTACGGTCGTCTGCCACCTCGGCAGCGTGCGGTTTTTCTGGTTCAATCCCGGCCGGACGCTGCGCGCCTACCGGGAGCGGCATCCGGATGCGACCATCCCGCACGATGAGGACTACCAGGCGTTGCTGACGAAATCGCGCGAGAAGCTGCGCAAGCGGATGGGACCGTTCTGGGAGCGGACGAAGCAAAGCGTCAACGAAGTGCTCGCGCATGCGCAGCAGAAAGGCGTGCGACTCGGTTTCGAGAACCGGGAAAAGTTCGAGGAGCTGCCGCTGGAGGAGGATTACCTCGATTTTCTCAACAGCTTGCCGGCCGGAGCACCGGTGGGCTACTGGCACGATACGGGGCATGCCGACATCAAGCAGGCGATGGGGATGATCGATCACCGCGCGCATCTCGAAAAGATGGCGCCGAAGCTGATCGGGTTTCACCTGCATGACGTGAATGCGCAGGGCCAGGACCATCAGACGGTGGGCAGCGGGCACATTGATTTCAAAATGATCAGCAGCTTCTGGCGACCCGAGCACCTGCTGGTGCTCGAGTTCAATCCGCGACTTCCCGTCGAAGGCGTGCGAGCCTCGCGCGAGCGGGTGCTGGAGCTGCTGGGCTGA
- a CDS encoding TlpA family protein disulfide reductase: MKTRILFACGCLGLGGAVATAAESSVAPAAVSAPAASVSTVQDELRTLVEKVRAKLSSGVRTEAALAEELKAFDALLAAHASEKTDEVAQVLLMKAMLYLQVFDDADRGAELLTQLKRDFPTTQLAGKVDEVLQQIEQQRESAALRAKLKPDAVFPDFTEQDLNGAPLSISGLKGKVVLVDFWATWCGPCVAELPNVLAAYGKYHDKGFEIVGISLDRSEDALKKFIAEKQMTWPQYFDGKAWDSKLGRQYGITSIPATFLLDRDGKIIARDLRGKELEAELAKALGE, encoded by the coding sequence ATGAAAACCCGGATTTTGTTCGCGTGCGGATGTCTTGGCCTTGGCGGAGCGGTCGCGACGGCGGCGGAGTCGAGCGTCGCGCCGGCGGCGGTGAGTGCGCCAGCGGCCAGCGTGAGCACGGTGCAGGACGAGCTCAGGACGCTGGTCGAAAAGGTCCGCGCGAAACTGAGCAGCGGCGTGCGGACCGAGGCGGCGCTGGCCGAGGAGTTGAAGGCGTTCGACGCGCTGCTCGCCGCCCATGCCAGCGAGAAGACGGACGAGGTGGCGCAGGTGCTCCTGATGAAGGCCATGCTTTACCTGCAGGTCTTCGACGATGCCGACCGCGGCGCCGAGCTGCTGACGCAGTTGAAGCGAGACTTTCCGACGACGCAGCTGGCCGGAAAAGTCGACGAGGTACTGCAGCAGATCGAGCAGCAGCGCGAGAGTGCGGCGCTGCGCGCGAAGCTGAAGCCGGACGCGGTGTTTCCGGATTTCACCGAGCAGGACCTCAACGGCGCGCCGCTGTCGATCAGTGGACTGAAGGGCAAGGTGGTGTTGGTCGATTTCTGGGCGACGTGGTGCGGGCCGTGCGTCGCCGAATTGCCGAACGTCCTCGCCGCCTATGGAAAGTATCACGACAAAGGCTTCGAGATCGTCGGGATCAGCCTCGATCGCAGCGAAGACGCGCTGAAGAAGTTCATCGCCGAGAAGCAGATGACGTGGCCGCAGTATTTCGACGGCAAGGCGTGGGACAGCAAACTCGGCCGGCAATACGGAATCACGAGCATTCCCGCGACCTTCCTGCTGGACCGCGACGGCAAGATCATCGCCCGGGACCTGCGCGGCAAAGAGCTCGAAGCCGAGCTGGCGAAAGCGCTGGGCGAGTAG
- a CDS encoding A/G-specific adenine glycosylase, with protein MPPVALSGSLLDRHAEFQSALLGWYRAHQRRLPWRTEPSLYKTVVSEFMLQQTQVKTVLPYYDRWLAVLPNFAALAGASEAQVLKLWEGLGYYSRARNLHQLSQAIHALPKPPRTPEAWRELPGVGPYTAAAITSIAFGAPAACVDGNVVRILARLTANRTLFRDSASAAKTFTPLAQALLSPSAPGDHNQAMMELGATVCVRQNPLCLTCPVRPFCAAARAGDPESYPRLAPKKMEKRTVTRVWCQRDGALLLHRAADDARRFARMHELPTAEDAGFDPARFEKRAPLVVKRRGITRFQITESIHLAPPPRKLGAGFVWVPVAELHAITLSGPHRRWITEILARSV; from the coding sequence GTGCCTCCTGTGGCCCTCTCCGGTTCGCTGCTCGATCGTCACGCTGAATTCCAGTCCGCCCTGCTCGGGTGGTATCGCGCGCACCAGCGGCGACTGCCATGGCGGACGGAGCCATCGCTCTACAAGACGGTCGTGAGCGAATTCATGCTGCAGCAGACGCAAGTGAAGACGGTCCTGCCCTACTACGACCGCTGGCTCGCCGTGCTGCCGAATTTCGCCGCGCTCGCCGGCGCCTCCGAAGCGCAGGTGCTGAAACTCTGGGAAGGACTGGGCTACTATTCGCGCGCCCGTAATCTCCACCAACTCTCGCAGGCGATCCACGCGCTGCCCAAGCCGCCGCGCACGCCCGAAGCGTGGCGCGAGCTGCCGGGCGTCGGCCCCTATACCGCCGCGGCGATCACGAGCATCGCCTTCGGCGCGCCCGCGGCCTGCGTCGACGGCAACGTGGTCCGGATTCTCGCCCGGCTCACCGCCAATCGCACCCTGTTCCGCGATTCGGCCAGCGCTGCCAAAACCTTCACTCCCCTCGCCCAGGCGCTGCTGAGCCCGTCCGCGCCCGGCGATCACAACCAGGCGATGATGGAACTCGGCGCGACGGTCTGCGTGCGCCAGAATCCGCTCTGCCTGACCTGCCCCGTGCGTCCGTTCTGCGCGGCGGCGCGCGCGGGCGATCCGGAAAGCTACCCCCGGCTGGCGCCGAAGAAGATGGAAAAACGCACGGTCACCCGCGTGTGGTGCCAGCGCGACGGAGCGCTACTGCTGCACCGCGCGGCCGACGACGCGCGGCGATTCGCCCGGATGCATGAGCTGCCCACCGCGGAAGACGCGGGGTTTGATCCCGCACGTTTCGAAAAACGAGCCCCGCTCGTCGTGAAACGCCGCGGGATTACTCGCTTTCAGATCACCGAATCGATCCACCTCGCGCCGCCACCGCGAAAGCTCGGCGCCGGATTTGTCTGGGTGCCGGTCGCTGAGCTCCACGCGATCACGCTCTCTGGCCCGCACCGCCGCTGGATCACGGAGATCCTCGCGCGTTCGGTTTGA
- the rnhC gene encoding ribonuclease HIII, translated as MPKKPAGEEAPKKLSSYTIKLDDAQMEKLRGICEARGFTPVEVAYTRFAFKSDPARINLAAYTSGKVVVAGKGTEEFVTMTLEPEITGAAKLGYDEVLHPDWFEPHAGLDESGKGDFFGPVIAATVIAEKPAIEAWRKAGVQDSKKIAETRIIELDKLIRETPGVVVRTCYCGMPKYNELMARPGANLNRLLAWQHATALDQALAAKPVKWGLLDQFTEQPLAQRELAKKGVKEFELKMRTRAEEDPVVAAASVVARAEFVRQMHQLSKRFGAKLQKGAGPLVKEQAAQIIAKFGARALGDFAKLHFRTAYEVVSAAGKLDELPLPEPKEKMEW; from the coding sequence ATGCCGAAAAAGCCCGCCGGGGAGGAGGCTCCGAAAAAGCTCTCCTCCTACACGATCAAACTCGACGACGCCCAGATGGAGAAGCTGCGCGGGATCTGCGAGGCGCGCGGGTTCACGCCGGTCGAGGTGGCTTACACGCGGTTCGCGTTCAAATCGGACCCGGCGCGGATCAATCTCGCCGCCTACACCAGCGGCAAGGTGGTCGTGGCCGGCAAGGGCACGGAGGAGTTTGTCACGATGACGCTCGAGCCGGAGATCACCGGCGCGGCCAAGCTGGGCTACGACGAGGTGCTGCACCCCGACTGGTTCGAGCCGCATGCCGGTCTCGACGAGAGCGGCAAGGGCGACTTTTTCGGACCGGTGATCGCGGCGACCGTCATCGCGGAGAAGCCCGCGATCGAGGCGTGGCGCAAGGCGGGCGTGCAGGATTCCAAGAAGATCGCGGAGACGCGGATCATCGAATTGGACAAACTCATCCGCGAAACGCCGGGCGTGGTGGTGCGCACGTGCTATTGCGGCATGCCGAAATACAACGAGCTGATGGCGCGGCCCGGCGCGAACCTGAACCGGCTGCTCGCCTGGCAGCATGCGACCGCGCTGGACCAGGCGCTGGCGGCCAAGCCGGTGAAGTGGGGGCTGCTCGACCAGTTTACCGAGCAGCCGCTGGCGCAGCGCGAGCTCGCGAAAAAGGGCGTGAAGGAGTTCGAGCTCAAAATGCGCACGCGAGCGGAAGAGGATCCGGTGGTCGCGGCGGCATCGGTCGTGGCGCGTGCGGAATTCGTGCGGCAGATGCACCAGCTCTCGAAGCGGTTTGGCGCGAAGCTCCAAAAGGGCGCGGGGCCGCTGGTGAAGGAGCAGGCGGCACAGATCATCGCGAAATTCGGGGCGCGGGCCCTCGGCGATTTCGCCAAGCTGCACTTCCGCACGGCCTACGAAGTTGTGTCAGCGGCAGGTAAACTGGATGAGTTGCCGCTGCCCGAACCGAAGGAGAAGATGGAATGGTGA
- a CDS encoding ribonuclease HII: MPKRRQLRAFDLKQIEGLSGLIGVDEAGRGALAGPVVAGAVMVTKEFLEGRWAVTKAGRVNDSKQLTPAMREELWAEFEELVNQGQIHATFGVADVAEVEQLNILGATKLAMQRALEAIYPPSAFQQKTEPDLFTSAEELAAYQPTVSCRILLDGLAMRKFPYPHHSIISGDARSLCIAMASIVAKVQRDRLMCELELKHPGYGFAQHKGYGTPEHCEALLRLGRCAQHRDLFLRKLFAQRMDPAQMEFLVAETTALIEEE, translated from the coding sequence ATGCCGAAACGCAGACAGCTTCGCGCGTTTGACCTGAAACAAATCGAGGGGCTCAGCGGACTCATCGGCGTCGATGAGGCCGGCCGTGGCGCGCTGGCCGGTCCCGTGGTCGCCGGCGCCGTGATGGTCACCAAGGAATTTCTCGAGGGCCGGTGGGCCGTGACGAAGGCCGGCCGGGTGAACGATTCGAAGCAGCTCACGCCGGCGATGCGGGAGGAGCTGTGGGCGGAGTTCGAAGAACTGGTGAACCAAGGTCAGATCCACGCGACCTTCGGCGTTGCCGATGTGGCCGAGGTGGAACAGCTGAACATCCTCGGTGCGACCAAGCTGGCGATGCAGCGCGCACTCGAAGCGATCTATCCACCGTCCGCGTTTCAGCAGAAAACGGAGCCGGATCTGTTCACCTCGGCGGAGGAGCTGGCGGCCTATCAGCCGACGGTGTCGTGCCGGATCCTGCTCGACGGGCTCGCGATGCGGAAGTTTCCGTATCCGCACCACAGCATCATCAGCGGGGACGCGCGTTCGCTGTGCATCGCGATGGCTTCGATCGTCGCGAAGGTGCAGCGCGACCGGCTGATGTGCGAGCTCGAGCTCAAGCATCCCGGGTATGGATTCGCGCAGCACAAGGGTTACGGCACGCCCGAGCACTGCGAGGCGCTCCTGCGGCTGGGGCGCTGCGCGCAGCACCGCGATCTGTTCCTGCGAAAACTCTTCGCGCAACGAATGGATCCGGCGCAGATGGAGTTCCTGGTCGCGGAAACGACGGCGCTGATCGAGGAGGAGTAG
- a CDS encoding two-component system sensor histidine kinase NtrB, producing the protein MPGKKNSSLDRVLGRVEALDSVNLTNLVQRLARERGLFEEIFNTLQEGVLVLGADARIEYANGAAQRLIGLGDEDLSGQTLWRLAPGLRPSLEPALGRNGVSALPVVAREFELTYPEPRTVRLYMVPFRMENRGGPRRFAVILSDITLEKRTTEARIENERTSSILLLAAGVAHELGNPLNSLTIHLQLMERRLKKARTAKDKDVAALEDSVAICRAEVRRLDGIITNFLEAVRPRVPDLVETQLAQVLNEVLRFQQGELADRGIEVEVETPADLPLVMADRNQVKQVFFNIMKNAADAMQPGGRLRVRSHADDDNVYLLFGDNGAGIKQEDLIRLFQPYHTTKAGGHGLGLMIVQRIMRDHGGQIGIESKEGVGTLVTLQFPRRDRRVRMLEQG; encoded by the coding sequence ATGCCGGGCAAGAAAAATTCATCGCTTGATCGCGTGCTGGGCCGCGTGGAGGCGCTCGACTCCGTCAACCTCACGAACCTGGTGCAGCGGCTCGCGCGTGAACGCGGGTTGTTCGAGGAGATCTTCAACACGCTGCAGGAAGGCGTGCTCGTCCTCGGCGCTGATGCGCGGATCGAATACGCCAATGGCGCGGCCCAGCGGCTGATCGGACTCGGCGACGAAGATCTTTCCGGCCAGACGCTCTGGCGGCTCGCGCCCGGATTGCGGCCGTCGCTGGAACCGGCACTGGGGCGCAACGGCGTTTCGGCGCTGCCGGTCGTGGCGCGGGAGTTCGAGCTCACTTACCCGGAGCCTCGCACCGTGCGGCTCTACATGGTGCCGTTCCGGATGGAGAACCGGGGCGGGCCGCGGCGGTTCGCGGTGATTCTCTCGGACATCACGCTGGAGAAACGCACCACCGAGGCGCGGATCGAGAACGAGCGCACCTCGTCGATCCTCCTGCTGGCGGCGGGCGTGGCGCACGAGCTAGGCAATCCGCTCAATTCGCTGACGATCCACCTGCAGCTGATGGAGCGGCGGCTGAAGAAGGCGAGAACCGCGAAGGACAAGGACGTGGCCGCGCTCGAGGATTCGGTTGCGATCTGTCGCGCGGAGGTGCGGCGGCTCGATGGCATCATCACCAATTTTCTCGAGGCCGTCCGGCCGCGCGTGCCGGATTTGGTGGAGACACAGCTCGCCCAGGTGCTCAACGAAGTGCTGCGGTTCCAGCAGGGCGAGCTCGCGGATCGCGGGATCGAGGTCGAGGTGGAAACGCCCGCCGACCTGCCGCTGGTGATGGCGGACCGGAATCAGGTGAAACAGGTGTTCTTTAACATTATGAAGAACGCCGCGGACGCGATGCAGCCGGGCGGGCGGCTGCGGGTCCGTTCCCACGCGGACGACGACAACGTTTACCTACTGTTCGGCGACAACGGTGCGGGGATCAAGCAGGAGGACTTGATCAGGCTCTTCCAGCCGTACCACACGACCAAGGCTGGCGGCCACGGGCTCGGGCTGATGATCGTGCAGCGGATCATGCGCGATCATGGCGGGCAGATCGGCATCGAGAGCAAGGAAGGCGTCGGCACGCTCGTCACGCTGCAGTTCCCCCGCCGGGACCGGCGCGTGCGGATGCTGGAACAGGGATGA
- a CDS encoding RNA polymerase sigma factor: MVRQAQQGDENAQRTLVINYQRRLAGFIYAITGRSDAVEDLAQQVFIKMIRALGRLHEVAQFEAWLFRLARNTCIDHLRRQKLRRIFTPFGAEHENVPEPAGAVDSEELDALRHALQQLPPKDRALLALAQEGRSQVEMAAVTGTSVMAVKARLHRAREKLRQHYQRPHET, encoded by the coding sequence TTGGTTCGCCAAGCGCAACAGGGCGACGAGAACGCCCAGCGGACGCTTGTGATCAATTATCAGCGCCGGTTGGCCGGGTTCATCTACGCGATCACGGGTCGCAGCGATGCGGTGGAGGATCTGGCGCAGCAGGTGTTCATCAAGATGATCCGCGCCCTCGGGCGGCTGCACGAGGTGGCGCAATTCGAGGCGTGGCTGTTCCGGCTCGCCCGCAACACCTGCATCGATCATCTGCGCCGGCAGAAGCTGCGGCGGATTTTCACGCCCTTCGGCGCGGAGCACGAGAATGTGCCCGAGCCGGCCGGCGCCGTCGATTCCGAGGAACTCGATGCGCTGCGGCATGCGCTGCAGCAACTGCCGCCCAAGGACCGCGCGCTGCTCGCGCTCGCGCAGGAAGGGCGCAGCCAGGTGGAGATGGCCGCGGTCACCGGCACGAGCGTGATGGCCGTGAAGGCCCGGCTGCACCGCGCCCGCGAAAAACTCCGTCAACACTATCAACGACCACATGAAACCTGA